Proteins from a genomic interval of Polaribacter sejongensis:
- a CDS encoding RsmB/NOP family class I SAM-dependent RNA methyltransferase, with translation MRLHRNLTFAVIDSIRDIFNEGVYADKAVEKALKRDKRWGARDRKFVAETIYDIVRWNRLYAEIAEVKAPYDRDNIWRLFSVWCILRGIALPDWNQIGDVPERRIKGRFAELSRTRKYRESIPDWMDEMCAKELGEEIWTKEIAALNVQASVILRTNTLNITRGVLQKKLKAEGVNTEFVPNHPDALILPERANVFKTEAFHSGYFEVQDASSQLVAAYLDVKPGMKVIDTCAGAGGKTLHLSALMENKGQIIAMDIYESKLRKLKVRAKRNKAHNIDMRVIDSTKPIKKLQGKADRVLIDAPCSGLGVIRRNPDSKWKLQPEFIENIKKIQQDVLQQYSTMVKPGGKMVYATCSVLPSENQEQVNHFLTSDAGKDFTFVSDKKVLAHISGFDGFYMALLERK, from the coding sequence ATGAGATTACACAGAAACTTAACTTTTGCTGTTATTGACAGCATCAGAGATATATTTAATGAAGGTGTTTATGCAGATAAAGCTGTAGAAAAAGCTTTAAAAAGAGATAAACGTTGGGGAGCAAGAGACCGTAAATTTGTTGCAGAAACTATTTATGACATCGTACGTTGGAATAGGTTATACGCAGAAATTGCAGAAGTAAAAGCTCCGTATGACAGAGATAATATTTGGAGATTGTTCTCTGTATGGTGTATTTTAAGAGGAATTGCTTTACCAGATTGGAACCAAATTGGTGATGTACCAGAAAGAAGAATCAAAGGACGTTTTGCGGAATTATCTAGAACTAGAAAATATAGAGAATCTATTCCTGATTGGATGGATGAAATGTGTGCTAAAGAATTAGGCGAAGAAATTTGGACCAAAGAAATTGCAGCTTTAAATGTACAAGCAAGTGTAATTTTAAGAACCAATACTTTAAATATTACTAGAGGAGTTCTTCAGAAAAAATTAAAAGCAGAAGGTGTAAATACAGAATTTGTACCAAATCATCCTGATGCCTTAATTTTACCAGAAAGAGCCAATGTTTTTAAAACGGAAGCTTTTCATAGTGGTTATTTTGAAGTTCAAGATGCTTCATCGCAACTTGTTGCTGCCTATTTAGACGTAAAGCCAGGTATGAAAGTTATTGATACCTGTGCAGGTGCTGGAGGTAAAACCTTGCATTTATCTGCTTTAATGGAAAATAAAGGTCAAATTATTGCCATGGATATTTACGAAAGTAAATTGCGTAAATTAAAAGTGAGAGCCAAAAGAAACAAAGCACACAATATAGATATGCGCGTAATTGACTCTACAAAACCTATTAAAAAATTACAAGGTAAAGCAGACAGAGTTTTAATTGATGCTCCTTGTTCTGGTTTAGGTGTTATCCGTAGAAACCCAGATTCTAAATGGAAATTACAACCAGAATTTATAGAAAATATTAAAAAAATTCAACAAGACGTTTTACAACAATATTCTACAATGGTTAAACCAGGTGGAAAAATGGTGTACGCTACGTGTTCTGTATTACCATCAGAAAACCAAGAGCAAGTTAATCATTTCTTAACATCAGATGCAGGAAAAGATTTTACCTTTGTATCAGATAAAAAAGTGTTAGCGCATATTTCTGGTTTCGACGGATTTTATATGGCACTTTTAGAAAGAAAATAA
- a CDS encoding endonuclease, with translation MVKKLLLFIFITSTLICFSQEQYYYNVDLTLTGIQLKDELATKIISTHTRTLEYTSGGPDVWDATKATDEYTANTDKVVLFYGWEESRDQDESNDRTRDKDLQDCGENCDNFVWNREHVFPKSLANPVLDTDIPGPATDAHHLRAADRTRNSARNNRKYGRGSGNSGFSTDTFSGLSGANTPAWYPGDEWKGDAARMIMYMYLRYGEVCLPTAVGVGSTEFTPDEMIDLFLVWNAEDPVSDIEVARNNYHEDTRNYAAQGNRNPFIDNPYLATRIWGGTTAEDRWGLYSGSDTEAPTTPTDITLNNISLTTIDLSWTPSTDNVEVSGYNVYVNDVLTAQTSNTSTTIENLKTNTSYSFTVAARDIINNLSDVSATVNGTTLQDIEAPTTPSNVVISNTSDSSFKVTWSTSTDNNAVASYEVYLDGTFKASTTDLFYTIVGLSTSTTYTVEVLAKDVDSNISAKSNAVNAITTNGTSNGITELFISEYVEPIKANNKAIEIVNLSSSTISLVGYSLQKQSNGGAWVDDFRLDTGDVTSIIPNDVFVITNADVSDEHLIAESDLSGPITNDANNYGSPLNFNGNDPVGLFKNGVLIDIIGEEGNGNDHIKDKTYKRKSEISVPNTAYTTSEWDVLPAETFDGIGSHTSTLSTKINVFESFKMFPNPTNGNYVYFSVTEDATINIYNVLGKLIKTSEVTKSKNNIDISELSRGIYLLKINSGKQFIIKKLIKK, from the coding sequence ATGGTAAAAAAACTACTTCTTTTTATTTTTATTACATCAACTTTAATTTGTTTTTCTCAAGAACAATATTATTATAATGTAGATTTAACCTTAACAGGGATTCAACTAAAAGATGAATTAGCTACAAAAATTATTTCAACTCACACAAGAACATTAGAATACACAAGTGGAGGACCAGATGTTTGGGATGCTACCAAAGCAACTGATGAATATACAGCAAATACAGATAAAGTTGTTTTGTTTTATGGTTGGGAAGAAAGCAGAGATCAAGATGAATCTAACGACAGAACTCGTGATAAAGACTTGCAAGATTGTGGTGAAAATTGTGATAATTTTGTTTGGAATAGAGAACACGTTTTCCCTAAATCTTTAGCAAACCCAGTTTTAGACACAGATATTCCTGGACCTGCTACAGATGCACATCACTTAAGAGCTGCAGACAGAACACGTAATTCTGCGAGAAACAATAGAAAATACGGTAGAGGTTCTGGAAATTCAGGCTTTTCTACAGATACTTTTAGTGGATTAAGCGGTGCAAATACACCTGCCTGGTATCCTGGAGATGAATGGAAAGGTGATGCTGCAAGAATGATTATGTACATGTATTTACGCTATGGAGAGGTTTGCTTACCAACGGCTGTTGGTGTTGGTAGCACAGAATTTACTCCTGATGAAATGATTGACTTATTTTTAGTTTGGAATGCAGAAGACCCTGTTTCTGATATAGAAGTAGCTAGAAACAATTATCATGAAGATACTAGAAACTATGCCGCACAAGGAAACAGAAACCCTTTTATAGATAACCCTTATTTAGCAACAAGAATTTGGGGAGGAACTACTGCAGAAGATAGATGGGGATTATATTCAGGTAGCGATACAGAAGCACCTACAACTCCAACAGATATTACTTTAAATAATATTTCTTTAACAACGATAGACCTTTCTTGGACACCCTCTACAGACAATGTAGAAGTATCCGGTTATAATGTATATGTAAATGATGTTTTAACAGCACAAACATCTAATACAAGCACAACAATAGAAAATTTAAAAACAAATACTTCTTACAGTTTTACAGTTGCAGCAAGAGATATTATTAACAATTTATCTGATGTAAGTGCAACAGTAAATGGTACAACTTTACAAGATATAGAAGCTCCTACTACTCCATCAAATGTTGTTATTAGTAACACTTCAGACTCTTCTTTTAAAGTGACTTGGTCTACTTCTACAGATAACAATGCTGTAGCAAGTTATGAAGTTTATTTAGACGGAACTTTTAAAGCATCTACAACAGATCTTTTTTATACAATAGTTGGTTTAAGTACATCTACAACATACACCGTAGAAGTTTTAGCAAAAGATGTTGATAGTAATATATCTGCAAAGAGTAATGCTGTAAATGCAATTACAACAAATGGAACTTCCAACGGAATTACAGAATTATTTATTTCTGAATATGTAGAACCAATTAAAGCAAATAACAAAGCCATAGAAATTGTAAATTTATCTAGCTCTACAATAAGTTTAGTTGGTTATAGTTTACAAAAACAATCTAACGGAGGTGCTTGGGTAGATGATTTTAGATTAGACACAGGAGACGTTACAAGTATTATTCCTAATGATGTTTTTGTAATTACAAATGCAGATGTATCTGATGAGCACCTTATAGCAGAATCAGATTTATCTGGTCCTATAACTAACGATGCTAATAATTATGGTTCTCCATTAAACTTTAACGGTAACGACCCGGTTGGTTTATTTAAAAATGGTGTTTTAATTGATATTATTGGAGAAGAGGGCAACGGTAATGATCATATAAAAGACAAAACCTATAAAAGAAAAAGTGAAATTTCTGTACCAAACACCGCATATACTACTAGTGAATGGGATGTTTTACCTGCGGAAACTTTTGATGGTATTGGTAGTCATACATCTACTTTAAGTACAAAAATAAACGTTTTTGAATCTTTTAAAATGTTTCCTAACCCAACAAATGGAAACTACGTATACTTTAGTGTTACAGAAGACGCAACTATTAATATTTACAATGTTTTAGGAAAATTAATAAAAACATCAGAAGTTACAAAAAGTAAAAACAACATTGATATTTCTGAACTATCTAGAGGAATTTATTTACTTAAAATTAATTCCGGTAAACAATTTATCATCAAGAAATTAATAAAAAAATAA
- a CDS encoding endonuclease has protein sequence MKKNLLLLLLFLTTIISAQEQYYNGVNLNQEGLALKEELANKTIAAHTNILSYGWPALQATDVNPENDQEVLLIYGYTDSTTGTTSRRRGIDDHGGDSDEWNREHVYAKSLGTPNLGTSGPGADGHHLRPSDVGFNSQRGSLKFADGSGNAGTVSGGWYPGDEWKGDVARIMMYMYIRYADQCKPTGVGIGSTASTPDDMIDLFLEWNVEDPVSDFERQRNTYHDSREQYAQGNRNPFIDNAYLATRIWGGDAAVDSWGIYTSNDDKAPTVPTNVVLNNITTSTIDATWSASTDNEAVTKYEVYANEDLNGETATTSYTLTNLNPNTTYAITVLAKDIANNGSAQSTAVNATTLTDNTPPTIPTNVTISNISGTSFKVNWNASTDDTAVTGYEVYLDGVFNGTTTNTNYTITGLTISTTYSATVLAKDAADNKSAQSTSVSQTTTDGSAVANELFFSEYVEGGNYRKAIEIVNLTGSIVDLSIYSIARQSKGSWETPLALSGFSLSTDDVFVITNSFTENEKLKEESDLGIPNQTPMTFNGDDRIGLFKNGNLIDIIGDLDGTSNFAKDVTLRRLLSVTNPNTTYTTSEWEELPKDTVDGIGIYNSATADVNSSIFNSFKMYPNPTDGNAVYFKITEIAEVNVYNVLGKLIKKATINSNNNSIDTSNLAKGIYLVKINSENQSITKKLIKN, from the coding sequence ATGAAAAAAAATCTACTTTTATTATTACTTTTTTTAACAACTATTATTTCTGCTCAAGAGCAATATTATAATGGTGTTAATCTAAACCAAGAAGGGTTAGCTTTAAAAGAAGAGTTAGCTAATAAAACAATAGCCGCTCATACAAACATACTATCTTATGGTTGGCCTGCTTTACAAGCAACAGATGTAAACCCAGAAAATGATCAGGAAGTACTCTTAATATATGGATATACAGATTCTACAACTGGTACAACTTCTAGAAGAAGAGGTATAGATGACCACGGAGGTGATTCTGATGAATGGAACAGAGAACACGTGTATGCTAAATCTTTAGGTACACCTAATTTAGGCACTTCTGGTCCTGGAGCAGATGGACATCATTTACGTCCTTCTGATGTTGGGTTTAATAGTCAAAGAGGTAGTTTAAAATTTGCTGACGGATCGGGAAATGCTGGTACTGTTTCTGGTGGCTGGTATCCTGGTGATGAATGGAAAGGTGATGTTGCAAGAATTATGATGTATATGTACATTCGCTATGCAGATCAATGTAAACCAACAGGAGTTGGAATTGGTAGCACTGCTTCTACTCCAGATGATATGATCGATTTATTTTTAGAATGGAATGTAGAAGACCCGGTTTCAGATTTTGAAAGACAAAGAAATACGTACCACGATTCTAGAGAACAATATGCACAAGGAAATAGAAACCCTTTTATAGACAATGCCTATTTAGCAACAAGAATTTGGGGGGGAGATGCTGCTGTAGACTCTTGGGGAATTTATACATCTAATGATGATAAAGCACCAACAGTACCAACAAATGTTGTTTTAAATAACATTACAACTTCTACTATAGATGCAACTTGGTCTGCTTCTACAGACAACGAAGCTGTAACAAAATATGAAGTTTATGCCAACGAAGATTTAAATGGAGAAACTGCTACAACCAGTTACACATTAACTAATTTAAACCCAAACACTACATACGCTATTACAGTTTTAGCCAAAGACATTGCAAATAATGGATCTGCTCAATCTACTGCTGTTAATGCAACTACTTTAACAGACAACACTCCTCCAACAATCCCAACAAACGTTACTATTAGTAATATTTCTGGTACAAGTTTTAAAGTAAATTGGAACGCTTCTACAGATGATACTGCCGTAACTGGTTATGAAGTTTATTTAGATGGAGTTTTTAATGGAACAACTACAAATACAAATTACACAATAACAGGTTTAACTATTTCTACAACCTATAGTGCAACTGTTTTAGCTAAAGATGCAGCAGATAATAAATCTGCACAATCTACAAGTGTTAGTCAAACAACTACAGATGGTTCTGCTGTTGCTAATGAATTATTTTTCTCTGAATATGTAGAAGGTGGTAACTATAGAAAAGCAATAGAGATAGTTAATCTTACAGGTAGTATTGTAGACTTATCTATCTATTCTATAGCCAGACAATCTAAAGGTTCTTGGGAAACTCCTCTAGCTTTAAGTGGCTTTTCTTTAAGTACAGATGATGTTTTTGTAATTACAAATAGTTTTACAGAAAATGAAAAATTAAAAGAAGAGAGCGACTTAGGAATACCAAACCAAACTCCAATGACTTTTAATGGTGATGATAGAATTGGTTTATTTAAAAATGGTAATCTAATAGATATAATTGGGGATCTAGATGGAACATCTAATTTTGCGAAAGATGTAACACTTAGAAGGTTATTATCTGTAACTAATCCAAATACTACGTATACAACTAGTGAATGGGAAGAATTACCTAAAGATACTGTAGATGGAATTGGAATTTACAATTCTGCCACTGCAGATGTAAATTCTTCTATCTTTAACTCTTTTAAAATGTACCCAAACCCAACAGACGGTAATGCCGTTTATTTTAAAATAACAGAAATTGCAGAAGTTAACGTTTACAATGTTTTAGGTAAGTTGATAAAAAAAGCAACTATAAACTCGAACAACAATAGTATAGATACTTCAAATTTAGCTAAAGGAATATATTTAGTTAAAATAAATTCTGAGAATCAATCTATTACAAAAAAATTGATAAAGAATTAA
- the purL gene encoding phosphoribosylformylglycinamidine synthase yields the protein MIHFFGNINSKVFAVQTSEKLTTETIAKLTWLFADQPKIEETTIDAFFVGPRAAMITPWSTNAVEITQNMGISDIIRIEEFTASTEEFSDFDPMISEKFNGLHQDSFTIEIQPEAILDIEDIAAYNVQEGLSLSDEEVEYLEGVATKIGRKLTDSEVFGFSQVNSEHCRHKIFGGTFVIDGEEQPTSLFNMIKETSKQFPNDIVSAYKDNVAFVKGPKVEQFAPKTADKPDFYQTKDFESVISLKAETHNFPTTVEPFNGAATGSGGEIRDRLAGGKGSLPLAGTAVYMTSYSRLEASIDSVKNTRYWENKFEARDWLYQTPMDILIKASNGASDFGNKFGQPLITGSVLTFEHEENSSVSDSPARKLGFDKVIMQAGGIGYGKADQALKDTPKEGDKIVILGGENYRIGMGGAAVSSADTGEFASGIELNAVQRSNPEMQKRAANAVRGMVESEENFIVSIHDHGAGGHLNCLSELVEDTGGKIDLDALPVGDPTLSAKEIIGNESQERMGLVIADENLETLHKIADRERSPIYDVGVVTSDDRFTFESKSTGVKPMDLALEDMFGSSPKTVLTDKTVIRKYKNPRYKTKNLEIYLKQVLQLEAVACKDWLTNKVDRCVGGKVAKQQCVGPLQIPLNNVGVMALDYKGKEGVATSIGHSPISALISPEAGSRNAITESLTNIIWAPLKDNLKSVSLSANWMWPCKNEGEDARLYKAVKAVSEFSIGLGINVPTGKDSLSMKQKYTDGEVIAPGTVIISAAGNCNAITKVVEPLLQVNGGNIYYINISQDEFKLGGSSFNQTLNAIGNEAPDVTNVEYVKTVFNTIQDLIKADKITAGHDVASGGLITTLLEMCFADVNLGADFNISSLKEEDPIKVLFSENSGIVFQADASVENILSENNIEFFNIGSANNSGTVTIKNNEDNFSFDVTEMRDVWYRTSFLLDQKQTANNLAQDRFDNYKNQPLTYKFPESFIGKLPIIGKDKPKAAIIREKGSNSEREMANAMYLAGFDVKDVHMTDLISGRETLEDIQFIGAVGGFSNSDVLGSAKGWAGAFKYNEKANTALKNFFEREDTLSVGICNGAQLWMELELINPEHKVHGKLGHNDSQKHESSFTSVKIQENNSVMLSSLVGTELGVWISHGEGKFNLPESEENYNIVAKYGYAGYPNNPNGSDFNTAMMCDKSGRHLVTMPHIERSTFQWNWANYPTNRKDEVTPWLEAFVNAKNWLTK from the coding sequence ATGATTCATTTCTTTGGAAATATAAACAGCAAAGTATTCGCTGTTCAAACATCAGAAAAATTAACTACAGAAACTATTGCTAAATTGACTTGGTTATTTGCCGATCAACCAAAAATAGAAGAAACAACAATAGATGCATTTTTTGTTGGACCAAGAGCCGCAATGATTACGCCTTGGAGTACCAATGCTGTTGAGATTACTCAGAATATGGGGATTTCTGACATCATTAGAATTGAAGAATTTACTGCATCTACAGAAGAATTTTCTGATTTTGATCCAATGATTTCTGAAAAATTTAATGGTTTACATCAAGATTCATTTACTATTGAAATTCAACCAGAAGCAATTTTAGATATTGAAGATATTGCTGCATACAATGTACAAGAGGGATTGTCTTTAAGTGATGAAGAAGTTGAATACTTAGAAGGTGTTGCTACTAAAATAGGAAGAAAATTAACAGATTCTGAAGTTTTTGGTTTTAGCCAAGTAAACTCAGAACACTGTCGTCATAAAATATTTGGTGGAACATTTGTAATTGATGGAGAAGAACAACCTACTTCCCTATTCAATATGATAAAAGAAACGTCTAAACAATTTCCGAATGATATTGTTTCTGCATATAAAGATAATGTTGCCTTTGTAAAAGGGCCTAAAGTGGAACAATTTGCGCCTAAAACGGCGGATAAACCAGATTTTTATCAAACTAAAGATTTTGAATCTGTAATTTCATTAAAAGCAGAAACACACAATTTTCCAACAACTGTAGAGCCTTTTAATGGAGCAGCAACAGGTTCTGGAGGAGAAATTAGAGATCGTTTGGCTGGTGGAAAAGGTTCTTTACCTTTAGCAGGAACAGCAGTATATATGACTTCGTATTCTCGTTTAGAAGCTTCTATAGATTCAGTTAAAAATACAAGATATTGGGAAAATAAATTTGAAGCTAGAGATTGGTTATACCAAACTCCAATGGATATTTTAATAAAAGCATCTAATGGAGCATCAGATTTTGGAAACAAATTCGGACAACCTTTAATTACAGGTTCTGTTTTAACTTTTGAACACGAAGAAAACTCTTCTGTAAGTGACTCACCTGCAAGAAAACTTGGTTTCGACAAAGTAATTATGCAAGCTGGTGGAATTGGATACGGAAAAGCAGACCAAGCTTTAAAAGACACGCCAAAAGAAGGCGATAAAATTGTAATTCTTGGTGGTGAAAACTACAGAATTGGAATGGGTGGAGCTGCCGTTTCTTCTGCAGATACTGGAGAGTTTGCTTCAGGAATCGAGTTAAACGCAGTACAACGTTCGAATCCAGAAATGCAAAAACGTGCTGCAAATGCAGTTCGTGGAATGGTAGAAAGTGAAGAAAATTTTATTGTTTCTATTCATGATCATGGAGCTGGTGGACATTTAAATTGTTTATCAGAATTGGTAGAAGATACAGGTGGTAAAATCGATTTAGATGCTTTACCTGTTGGAGACCCTACTTTATCAGCAAAAGAAATTATTGGTAACGAATCTCAAGAAAGAATGGGATTGGTAATTGCTGATGAGAATTTAGAAACTTTACACAAAATTGCAGATAGAGAACGTTCTCCTATTTACGATGTTGGTGTAGTTACTAGTGATGATCGTTTTACTTTTGAGTCTAAATCTACAGGTGTAAAACCAATGGATTTAGCATTAGAAGATATGTTTGGTTCTTCGCCAAAAACGGTTTTAACAGATAAAACTGTAATCAGAAAATATAAAAATCCTCGTTACAAAACGAAGAATTTAGAAATCTATTTAAAACAAGTTTTACAGTTAGAAGCTGTGGCTTGTAAAGATTGGTTAACAAATAAAGTAGACCGTTGTGTGGGTGGTAAAGTTGCCAAACAACAATGTGTTGGTCCATTACAAATTCCGTTAAACAACGTGGGTGTAATGGCGTTAGATTATAAAGGTAAAGAAGGTGTTGCAACATCAATTGGCCACTCTCCTATTTCTGCATTAATTAGTCCAGAAGCTGGTTCTAGAAATGCAATTACAGAATCTTTAACCAACATCATTTGGGCACCTTTAAAAGACAATTTAAAAAGTGTTTCACTTTCTGCAAACTGGATGTGGCCTTGTAAAAACGAAGGAGAAGATGCTCGTTTATACAAAGCTGTAAAAGCGGTTTCAGAATTTTCTATTGGTTTAGGAATCAATGTTCCTACCGGGAAAGATTCTTTATCAATGAAACAAAAATATACAGATGGTGAAGTTATTGCGCCAGGAACTGTAATTATATCTGCTGCAGGAAACTGTAATGCAATTACTAAAGTTGTAGAGCCTCTTTTACAAGTTAATGGTGGAAATATCTATTATATCAATATTTCTCAAGACGAATTTAAATTAGGTGGTAGTTCTTTCAACCAAACTTTAAATGCGATTGGAAATGAAGCTCCAGATGTTACCAATGTTGAATATGTAAAAACTGTTTTTAACACGATTCAAGATTTAATTAAAGCGGATAAAATTACTGCAGGACACGATGTTGCTTCTGGTGGATTAATTACCACTTTATTAGAAATGTGTTTTGCAGATGTAAATTTAGGAGCCGATTTTAACATCTCTTCTTTAAAAGAAGAAGATCCTATTAAAGTATTATTTTCAGAAAACTCAGGTATTGTTTTTCAAGCAGATGCTTCTGTAGAAAATATTTTATCAGAAAATAATATTGAATTTTTCAATATTGGTTCTGCAAACAATTCAGGAACAGTTACAATTAAAAACAACGAAGATAATTTCTCTTTTGATGTTACAGAAATGAGAGATGTTTGGTATAGAACTTCTTTCTTATTAGATCAAAAACAAACCGCTAATAATTTAGCACAAGACCGTTTTGATAATTATAAAAATCAACCTTTAACGTATAAATTCCCAGAGAGTTTTATTGGTAAACTTCCTATAATTGGAAAAGACAAACCTAAAGCTGCAATTATCCGTGAAAAAGGTTCTAACTCAGAACGTGAAATGGCAAATGCAATGTATTTAGCTGGTTTTGACGTAAAAGATGTACACATGACAGATTTAATTTCTGGTCGTGAAACTTTAGAGGATATTCAGTTTATTGGTGCCGTTGGTGGTTTTTCTAATTCTGATGTTTTAGGTTCTGCAAAAGGTTGGGCCGGAGCATTTAAGTACAATGAAAAAGCAAATACAGCTTTAAAGAATTTCTTTGAAAGAGAAGATACATTGTCTGTTGGTATCTGTAATGGTGCACAATTATGGATGGAATTAGAATTGATTAACCCTGAACATAAAGTTCATGGAAAATTAGGTCATAATGATTCTCAGAAGCATGAAAGTTCTTTTACTTCAGTAAAAATTCAGGAAAACAATTCAGTAATGTTATCTAGTTTAGTAGGAACAGAATTAGGTGTTTGGATTTCTCATGGTGAAGGTAAATTTAACTTACCAGAATCTGAAGAAAACTATAATATTGTTGCCAAATATGGTTACGCAGGATACCCGAATAACCCAAATGGATCTGATTTTAACACAGCAATGATGTGTGACAAGTCTGGAAGACATTTAGTGACAATGCCTCATATTGAGCGTTCTACTTTTCAATGGAACTGGGCCAATTACCCAACAAATAGAAAAGATGAAGTTACGCCTTGGTTAGAAGCATTTGTAAATGCTAAAAATTGGTTGACAAAATAA
- a CDS encoding threonine/serine ThrE exporter family protein, translated as MRVPKKYQFIVEIGKALHIYGIPSYKIQSYLTQVAKTKGITGSFMDLPTWVNYVFYDEKNSYNYVECIPPGSLNLGAFSRIDELTNKVIDSGMEVDEIDKELKIIHAKTKEVNHFILTLAYAFAAGSFSLMIGTNWISFAFSILLGSLTYLFVYLANKSKYVESVLESLCALVVTIFACLLTFIFPDFNLGLTILASIIIFIPGLAITTALEEITSKSLVAGGAKLFDAMVVLFKQFFGVILGLGLMTSLLDIDLTHYESNMPQWTIFCAIPIFSICTLPIFQVRKKDMFFGILTGIFAFFITVFLSSGLGILVSTFIGTLTVVGISRIFGRISKTPKSVYLTQGIIMLVPGSKSFMGLSNSFFNPSITASANLFEEVTFILMAIIGGLLFAGTFRERKPKEHHFKSH; from the coding sequence ATGAGAGTTCCAAAAAAATATCAATTTATAGTTGAAATAGGAAAAGCGTTACACATATACGGTATTCCTTCTTATAAAATTCAATCATACTTGACACAAGTTGCCAAAACAAAAGGCATTACAGGTAGTTTTATGGATTTACCTACTTGGGTGAATTATGTTTTTTATGATGAAAAGAACTCTTATAATTATGTTGAATGCATTCCGCCAGGATCTTTAAATTTAGGTGCTTTTTCTAGAATTGATGAATTGACCAATAAGGTTATTGATTCAGGGATGGAGGTAGATGAAATCGATAAAGAATTAAAGATTATTCATGCAAAAACAAAAGAGGTAAATCATTTTATTTTAACTTTAGCCTATGCCTTTGCTGCCGGTTCTTTTAGCTTAATGATTGGTACCAATTGGATCTCTTTTGCTTTTTCAATACTTCTAGGTTCGCTTACTTATCTATTTGTCTATTTAGCTAACAAATCTAAATATGTAGAAAGTGTTTTAGAATCTTTATGTGCTTTAGTAGTAACCATTTTTGCATGTCTATTAACATTTATTTTCCCCGATTTTAATTTGGGTTTAACCATATTAGCTTCCATAATTATATTTATTCCAGGGTTGGCTATTACTACCGCATTAGAGGAAATAACCTCCAAAAGTTTGGTTGCCGGTGGCGCAAAACTCTTTGATGCAATGGTTGTTTTATTCAAACAATTTTTTGGTGTAATATTAGGTTTAGGCTTAATGACTTCTTTACTTGATATTGATTTAACTCATTATGAATCTAATATGCCACAATGGACAATATTTTGTGCCATACCAATATTTTCTATATGTACTTTACCCATTTTTCAAGTGAGAAAAAAGGATATGTTTTTTGGAATTTTAACAGGTATTTTTGCGTTTTTTATAACTGTTTTTTTATCGTCTGGTTTGGGAATATTGGTAAGTACTTTTATTGGTACTTTAACAGTTGTTGGTATCAGCCGTATATTTGGTAGAATTTCTAAAACACCTAAATCGGTCTATTTAACACAAGGGATTATCATGCTAGTTCCAGGTAGTAAATCTTTTATGGGGTTAAGTAATTCATTTTTTAATCCGTCTATTACTGCTTCTGCAAACTTATTTGAAGAAGTTACTTTTATATTAATGGCTATTATTGGTGGACTCCTTTTTGCGGGGACTTTTAGAGAAAGAAAACCGAAAGAACATCATTTTAAATCTCATTAA